One part of the [Synechococcus] sp. NIES-970 genome encodes these proteins:
- a CDS encoding endoribonuclease L-PSP, putative, with protein MEKQVIQTSHAPAPVGPYNQAIAASGKMLFCSGQIALDPATGQIIEGDVQAQTKQVMSNLAAVLEEAGATWENVVKTGVFLKDMNDFAAVNAIYATYFDEATAPARACVEVARLPKDVFVEIECIAVL; from the coding sequence ATGGAAAAGCAAGTTATTCAAACCAGTCACGCCCCGGCCCCCGTTGGCCCTTACAATCAGGCGATCGCCGCCTCTGGGAAAATGCTGTTTTGCTCGGGTCAGATTGCCCTTGATCCTGCCACTGGCCAGATTATTGAAGGGGATGTGCAGGCCCAAACCAAGCAAGTGATGAGTAATCTTGCGGCGGTTTTAGAAGAAGCCGGGGCTACTTGGGAAAATGTGGTCAAAACAGGGGTTTTCCTGAAAGATATGAATGATTTTGCCGCTGTAAATGCCATTTATGCCACCTACTTCGACGAAGCCACTGCCCCCGCCCGTGCTTGCGTTGAAGTTGCCCGTCTCCCAAAAGATGTCTTTGTGGAAATCGAATGTATTGCCGTACTCTAG